In Callospermophilus lateralis isolate mCalLat2 chromosome 19, mCalLat2.hap1, whole genome shotgun sequence, the following are encoded in one genomic region:
- the Sap25 gene encoding histone deacetylase complex subunit SAP25 isoform X2, translating to MLPWPPQPWGTGKEESQEEPGPLAGSDQGEAWSSGEEAPGEPGTPPQDSQQPQALGLSWSRREQQLARHPQARLPSSPQKPQGSSCGSGASFSGRTLCHPSFWPMYEVSGRAARPLAPTPGHQNEEQSPRDAGLPVMCCEDVFLLDPLLPCGQRVPLYLSEPPQQNMGSLKLLLPPPIMSPSVCPSASQGCSTAWLSGPELIALTGLLQMSQGDPRPSSPPASPVPASCTAPVPVSDHPGPSGSQSCSGNTDPPLPQTQDTHCP from the exons ATGTTGCCCTGGCCGCCTCAGCCATGGGGCACAGGCAAGGAGGAGTCGCAGGAGGAACCAGGCCCCTTGGCGGGCAGTGACCAAGGGGAGGCCTGGAGCTCTGGAGAGGAAGCTCCGGGAGAGCCAGGAACACCCCCACAGGACAG CCAGCAGCCCCAGGCCCTGGGCCTTTCCTGGAGCAGGAGAGAACAGCAGCTGGCCCGCCACCCCCAGGCCAGGCTACCCAGCAGTCCCCAGAAACCCCAG GGGTCCAGCTGTGGGTCAGGTGCCTCCTTCTCAGGCCGGACACTGTGTCATCCCTCCTTCTGGCCCATGTATGAGGTCTCAGGCAGGGCTGCCAGGCCCCTGGCCCCCACTCCAGGGCATCAGAATGAAGAGCAGTCGCCCAGGGATGCAG GGCTCCCAGTGATGTGCTGTGAAGATGTCTTTCTTTTGGACCCTCTGCTACCCTGTGGGCAGCGTGTACCCCTGTACCTGTCTGAGCCCCCTCAGCAG AACATGGGCTCGCTGAAGCTGCTGCTGCCGCCCCCAATAATGTCCCCCTCAGTCTGCCCCTCTGCATCCCAGGGCTGCTCCACTGCTTGGCTCAGTGGGCCGGAATTGATCGCCCTCACTGGCCTGCTGCAGATGAGTCAGGGGGATCCGAGACCCAGCTCCCCGCCAGCTTCCCCAGTCCCTGCCAGCTGCACAGCCCCTGTTCCTGTTTCTGACCACCCAGGCCCCAGTGGTAGCCAAAGCTGTTCTGGAAACACTGACCCACCACTTCCACAGACCCAAGACACCCATTGTCCATAG
- the Sap25 gene encoding histone deacetylase complex subunit SAP25 isoform X1 encodes MLPWPPQPWGTGKEESQEEPGPLAGSDQGEAWSSGEEAPGEPGTPPQDSQQPQALGLSWSRREQQLARHPQARLPSSPQKPQVAWEVAPSRMTLLSPWDPNYEAKPRPWLVWGSSCGSGASFSGRTLCHPSFWPMYEVSGRAARPLAPTPGHQNEEQSPRDAGLPVMCCEDVFLLDPLLPCGQRVPLYLSEPPQQNMGSLKLLLPPPIMSPSVCPSASQGCSTAWLSGPELIALTGLLQMSQGDPRPSSPPASPVPASCTAPVPVSDHPGPSGSQSCSGNTDPPLPQTQDTHCP; translated from the exons ATGTTGCCCTGGCCGCCTCAGCCATGGGGCACAGGCAAGGAGGAGTCGCAGGAGGAACCAGGCCCCTTGGCGGGCAGTGACCAAGGGGAGGCCTGGAGCTCTGGAGAGGAAGCTCCGGGAGAGCCAGGAACACCCCCACAGGACAG CCAGCAGCCCCAGGCCCTGGGCCTTTCCTGGAGCAGGAGAGAACAGCAGCTGGCCCGCCACCCCCAGGCCAGGCTACCCAGCAGTCCCCAGAAACCCCAG GTGGCTTGGGAGGTGGCCCCCTCAAGGATGACCCTGCTGTCACCCTGGGACCCCAACTATGAGGCCAAACCAAGACCTTGGCTGGTGTGG GGGTCCAGCTGTGGGTCAGGTGCCTCCTTCTCAGGCCGGACACTGTGTCATCCCTCCTTCTGGCCCATGTATGAGGTCTCAGGCAGGGCTGCCAGGCCCCTGGCCCCCACTCCAGGGCATCAGAATGAAGAGCAGTCGCCCAGGGATGCAG GGCTCCCAGTGATGTGCTGTGAAGATGTCTTTCTTTTGGACCCTCTGCTACCCTGTGGGCAGCGTGTACCCCTGTACCTGTCTGAGCCCCCTCAGCAG AACATGGGCTCGCTGAAGCTGCTGCTGCCGCCCCCAATAATGTCCCCCTCAGTCTGCCCCTCTGCATCCCAGGGCTGCTCCACTGCTTGGCTCAGTGGGCCGGAATTGATCGCCCTCACTGGCCTGCTGCAGATGAGTCAGGGGGATCCGAGACCCAGCTCCCCGCCAGCTTCCCCAGTCCCTGCCAGCTGCACAGCCCCTGTTCCTGTTTCTGACCACCCAGGCCCCAGTGGTAGCCAAAGCTGTTCTGGAAACACTGACCCACCACTTCCACAGACCCAAGACACCCATTGTCCATAG
- the LOC143638234 gene encoding insulin receptor substrate 2-B-like, whose product MNAADGGPTATQELESADVPLCPPLPWPCPADVRLCGHLRKQKSQRRRFFVLREDPPRLECYENEKKFRLGCSGGARPRRSVSLAGACTISKRADARQRHLIVLYTRDSSLGVAAASEAEQQVWYNAMLEVRAAAAAAAAAGPSSHEDPGALILAPFQDVWPVTLRPKGLGRTRGLGSGDYRLCLGSGSLSLLRKPGGRGSRDTQALSPPALRLSLLSVRRCGHADSFFFLELGRSAPTGPGELWLQAPDSVVAQSIHETVLAAMKRLGGSASGRSEPPSRDPPKSISRPPVPQPYESPASAAQPRGLVERMEQATLKTLARLGVAASYPKESDGGAGYITMGARSDYEHMGVREADGYVVMGPSGLPLADSGTAHQTLPDWGGTEYMPMKSFPPERFSYKSKAQKSAPEHSSIRDGWGPAGARPCSLPPSKLAGEYVCIKYGTPDLVEKDTARLAPSDGYLNYVDLDLVPPLDARGHGPRAGPHSYARIEF is encoded by the exons ATGAACGCCGCAGACGGCGGCCCCACAGCCACCCAGGAGTTGGAGTCAGCGGACGTGCCCCTCTGCCCGCCGCTGCCCTGGCCCTGTCCGGCAGACGTGCGGCTCTGCGGCCACCTACGGAAGCAGAAGTCCCAGCGCCGCCGATTCTTCGTGCTGCGGGAGGACCCGCCGCGCCTCGAGTGCTACGAGAATGAGAAGAAGTTCCGCTTGGGCTGTAGCGGCGGGGCGCGGCCCCGGCGCAGCGTGAGCCTGGCGGGCGCGTGCACCATCAGTAAGCGCGCGGACGCGCGCCAGCGCCACTTGATCGTTCTCTACACGCGCGACAGCAGTCTGGGCGTCGCAGCGGCCAGCGAGGCGGAGCAACAGGTGTGGTACAATGCCATGCTCGAGGtgcgcgccgccgccgccgccgccgccgccgcgg GTCCCAGCTCCCACGAAGACCCCGGGGCCTTGATCCTCGCTCCGTTCCAGGACGTCTGGCCTGTGACGCTGCGGCCCAAGGGTCTGGGGCGAACACGAGGCCTGGGCAGCGGCGACTACCGCCTATGCCTGGGTTCCGGGTCCCTGAGCCTACTGCGGAAGCCGGGGGGCAGAGGATCCCGGGACACCCAGGCATTGTCGCCACCCGCCCTGCGCCTATCCCTGCTCAGCGTGCGCCGATGCGGCCACGCAGACTCTTTCTTCTTCCTGGAGCTTGGCCGCTCGGCGCCCACGGGTCCCGGGGAACTGTGGCTGCAGGCACCCGATTCTGTGGTGGCCCAAAGCATCCACGAGACAGTCCTGGCCGCTATGAAGAGACTCGGAGGCAGTGCCAGTGGCAGGTCTGAGCCACCGTCCAGGGATCCTCCAAAGAGCATCTCCAGACCCCCTGTCCCCCAACCTTATGAATCCCCAGCCTCTGCAGCCCAGCCAAGAGGCTTGGTTGAGAGGATGGAGCAAGCAACCCTTAAGACCTTGGCAAGGCTGGGAGTGGCAGCTTCGTACCCCAAGGAGTCCGATGGGGGTGCGGGCTACATTACTATGGGAGCCAGGAGTGACTATGAGCACATGGGGGTTAGAGAGGCAGACGGCTATGTGGTAATGGGGCCCTCAGGTCTTCCTCTCGCTGACAGCGGTACTGCCCACCAGACCCTTCCAGATTGGGGAGGCACGGAGTACATGCCCATGAAGAGCTTTCCACCAGAGCGCTTTTCCTACAAGTCCAAGGCCCAGAAGTCTGCACCAGAGCATAGCAGCATCAGGGACGGCTGGGGACCTGCAGGTGCTCGGCCCTGCTCTCTGCCGCCGTCAAAGCTGGCTGGGGAGTACGTGTGCATTAAGTATGGGACTCCAGACTTGGTAGAAAAGGACACTGCTAGGCTGGCGCCCTCCGATGGCTACCTCAATTATGTCGATCTGGACCTGGTCCCTCCTCTAGACGCTCGTGGCCACGGCCCAAGGGCCGGCCCGCACAGCTACGCGCGCATCGAGTTCTAG